One stretch of Ipomoea triloba cultivar NCNSP0323 chromosome 8, ASM357664v1 DNA includes these proteins:
- the LOC116027167 gene encoding serine/threonine-protein kinase ATR isoform X2 encodes MANLSSLLHKLRERIARQPNHQNDDDLKALFRDVLPNLLRTYVVPSADKHREVVAILKLSAHVANNFPGVFYHGKPSAVLPVIARILPFFAESAFKAQHGVIFETVVSLLSLLRTGDRDAYRLFFMDAMLLVEDLVDVALVCERQCYKGSRKVSLKCFTESFSGAWDEPSALCDLPQCCKADDSYGILINLTGNERCQLFASFAIKVLSKCLTEGTLYVEGLLNTSCVLAICKLLCYGDADLHMVCFDFVHLVGAMSYEIVPAERLIQLITIILHEGKGELPVFRNTMYDSSMGGCLHLLHSRCPVDVVRSTATDLVNVFPQSLLRTRSQELKGALCCAYSRVVKYCPPHIWRPEFLIKLLYSSSPIVPLIECFEVALSSLQSNISGGEMVNDGGVCLSTSNSSVSENPRVGEKRPQDSMETSKAKLQKFEGEFVGSGMKCEDLNKLIYESPFMRDKEYANYMHSSLKMFVQLLKPLSDRDNSLGPEVALTALSTLCIVFCKYPCNNLLLQIFQHMCEWVPWIDEQVQQGLPLLFDLSIFLDAVNNLLLLKGSISVEEEFLNSISGLPNMMRPLLRLPWSNSISINSQPPWKAKCLSLQVLSKIGPWLQNGNDLDILDLGLLDEMEEVRREAVYSMPIIVMWCGYGLLTHMFKRLEILEKEMDGRTKKIIPHALGYLACLYGSYCTGAVLCEGKCKLYFQKDVGKQDLTVDGLLRVWCSKCDTDVPGNELNSKILHLPNVQDIGFAEDYGYNHLQSLFFKLLYDESSEDIQVSCVDVIQRILLHVTESILLTTRCEWLKCIDYLLLHRIKAVREAFCAKVGFFLEEPILNCLFLDGEPNKTKEQKFMEKLKDALSATDDPLVHETLLEAAVNVMNTVDVHSQFFFFSLILLIDQLDNPHLQVRIIASRLIRGSCYFHTEDGYELLPKVLCIRNELYDYLSSRLASSPKIVEEFALAVLDIETEKLVKKMVPVVLPKLIVTQKGGDEVITILHELAKCLNTDMVQLIVNWLPKVLAYALHRAERQDLLSVLQFYHEKTGSDNQEIFSAALPALLDELVCFTDEDVKEINKRLMRVPQMIKEVARILTGNEDLPGFLRNHFVGLLNSIDRKMLHTKDISLQRQAVKRIEMLIDLMGSHLSTYVPKLMVLLMHAIDKEPLQGDGLSVFHYFIKQLALVSPSSTKHVISQVFAALVPFLEREKEKSSSHSPKIVEILEELVTQNRAILKEHIREFPPLPNIPVLSKVNSIIQEARGPMSLKDQLLDIVDGLNHENLNVRYMVASELSKLLNLRREDVMALITKEGDPSMDVMSSLITSLLRGCAEESRTMVGQRLKLICADCLGALGAVDPAKIKGFSNTRFKIACSDDDLIFELIHKHLARAFRAAPDTIIQDSAALAIQELLKIAGCEASLDENVSGSLSKRISKQPLKSLASTPKSSGNCNDLHERGQRLWNRFSDYVKEIIAPCLTSRFQLPNSSDSASSGPIYRPSMSFRRWIFFWIKKLTVHAIGSRASIFKACRGIVRHDVQIAMYLLPYLVLHAVCHGTEEARHGIAEEILFVLRAAASESNNATVHGISSGHNEVCIQAVFTLLDNLGQWVYDVEQDLALSLSVQTSNSRQQALKLKEQNDSEQMLMQCKHVSELLAAIPKVTLARASFRCHAYARSLLYFESYVREKSGSFNPSSEKSGIFEDEDISFLMEIYSGLDEPDGLSGFASLRKAKSLQDHFLINKKAGNWAEVLTSCEQALQMEPTSVQRHSDVLNCLLNMYHLQGMVTYVTGLMSRIPEYRKMWCMQGIQAAWRLGRWDLMDEYLNGADKEGLICSNAESNASFDMDVAMILQAMMKKDQFSVDEKIALSKQSLIGPLAAAGMDSYARAYPFVVKLHMLRELEEFNFLLGGESFLEKSLHLDELQFPKLTGNWENRLKLTQPSLWAREPLLAFRRLVFCASGVRDSVGNCWIQYAKLCRSAGHYETANRAILEARVVLEATMAPNVNVEKAKLLWSTRRADGAIAELQQSLLSMPVEVVGSSAISSITSLSLVPLNPPPLLSNTQFLNETRDVAKTLLLYSRWIHYTGQKKKEDMINLYSRVKELQPKWENGYFYMAKYCDELLVDARKRQEDKTEPLSRVVPSNFNPVSSTSLNAEKPWWSDLPDVLLFYAKGLHRGHKNLFQALPRLLTLWFDFGSVCHPSNVASTRDMKTIHGKVMNIMRGCLKDLPTYQWLTVLPQLVSRICHQNEDTVRLVKHIITSVLQQYPQQALWIMAAVTKSQVSSRKKAAAEIIQAARNRSTDKDVNSLFTQFATLIDHLIKLCNHNGQPRARTINISTEFSALKRMMPVDIIMPTQQSLTVNLPSYYINQTDSVAADTFSFTDLPTISGISDEADILSSLQRPKKMVALWFCRSFFWAVMEVNVHSFANRRMT; translated from the exons ATGGCGAACCTGTCGAGCCTTCTACACAAACTTCGAGAGCGCATAGCAAGGCAACCCAACCACCAAAACGACGACGATTTGAAGGCCCTTTTCCGCGACGTTCTTCCCAATCTCCTCCGCACCTATGTCGTCCCCTCCGCAg ACAAACACAGAGAGGTGGTTGCCATACTTAAACTCTCCGCACATGTCGCCAACAACTTTCCGGGAGTGTTTTATCACGGCAAGCCTTCCGCCGTGTTGCCGGTCATTGCTCGCATATTGCCCTTCTTTGCTGAATCCGCATTTAA GGCTCAACATGGGGTGATTTTTGAAACGGTTGTATCCCTGTTGTCACTGCTTCGTACGGGGGATCGAGATGCTTACAGGCTATTCTTTATGGATGCAATGTTGTTGGTTGAAG ATCTTGTGGATGTGGCTTTGGTCTGTGAAAGGCAATGCTATAAAGGATCAAGAAAAGTATCTTTGAAGTGTTTCACCGAATCTTTTTCTGGAGCTTGGGATGAACCATCCGCTCTCTGTGATCTTCCCCAGTGCTGTAAAGCAGATGATAGCTATGGCATTTTGATTAATCTGACTGGGAATGAAAGATGTCAACTTTTTGCTTCTTTTGCTATCAAGGTGCTTTCTAAATGTTTAACTGAAGGAACTCTATATGTTGAAGGACTCTTGAATACCTCTTGTGTCCTGGCCATCTGCAAGCTTTTGTGCTATGGAGATGCTGATCTGCACATG GTATGCTTTGACTTTGTGCACCTTGTTGGAGCCATGAGTTATGAAATTGTTCCTGCTGAAAGGTTAATACAACTGATAACAATTATATTACATGAAGGCAAGGGGGAACTTCCAGTCTTCAG AAACACTATGTATGATTCATCCATGGGTGGATGCCTTCACTTATTACACTCCCGTTGCCCAGTTGATGTTGTCAGGTCAACAGCTACAGATTTAGTGAATGTCTTTCCCCAGTCATTGCTTAGAACAAGAAGTCAAGAGCTCAAG GGTGCTCTCTGCTGTGCTTACTCTCGTGTTGTTAAATATTGCCCCCCTCATATATGGAGACCCGAATTTCTTATTAAATTGCTCTACTCATCCAGTCCAATTGTCCCATTAATAGAGTGTTTTGAGGTTGCTTTATCCAGTCTCCAATCTAATATTTCTGGAGGGGAAATGGTGAATGATGGTGGTGTGTGTTTATCAACCTCAAACTCTAGTGTGTCTGAGAACCCAAGAGTTGGAGAGAAAAGGCCTCAGGACAGCATGGAGACCTCTAAGGCAAAACTTCAAAAGTTTGAAGGTGAATTTGTGGGTTCTGGCATGAAATGTGAGGATTTAAACAAGCTTATATATGAATCTCCTTTTATGCGAGACAAAGAATATGCTAACTACATGCATAGCTCCTTGAAGATGTTTGTTCAACTTTTGAAACCTCTTAGCGACAGAGACAACTCATTGGGACCAGAAGTTGCACTGACAGCTCTTAGTACACTCTGCATTGTTTTCTGTAAATACCCATGTAACAATCTCTTGCTTCAGATATTTCAGCATATGTGTGAATGGGTACCTTGGATTGATGAACAG GTTCAGCAAGGACTTCCACTACTCTTTGATTTATCAATTTTTCTAGATGCTGTTAACAACCTTTTGCTCTTAAAAG GCTCCATTTCTGTGGAGGAGGAGTTTCTCAATAGTATAAGTGGTCTTCCAAATATGATGCGACCATTGCTAAGGCTGCCGTGGTCAAATTCTATATCAATTAATTCCCAGCCACCATGGAAGGCAAAATGCCTCTCACTGCAGGTTCTTTCAAAGATTGGACCCTGGTTGCAAAATGGAAATGATCTTGATATTTTAGATCTGGGTCTTCTTGATGAAATGGAGGAGGTTAGAAGAGAAGCTGTTTATTCCATGCCAATAATAGTCATGTGGTGTGGTTATGGTTTGCTAACACATATGTTCAAGAGACTGGA GATTCTAGAGAAAGAGATGGATGGGCGAACTAAGAAGATCATCCCCCATGCACTTGGTTATTTAGCATGCCTTTATGGATCTTACTGTACTGGTGCTGTTCTTTGTGAAGGTAAATGCAAATTATACTTTCAGAAGGATGTCGGAAAACAAGATTTGACAGTGGATGGTCTTTTGAGAGTTTGGTGTTCAAAATGTGACACAGATGTACCTGGTAATGAATTGAATTCAAAAATTTTACACCTGCCTAATGTTCAAGATATAGGATTTGCTGAAGACTATGGTTATAATCATTTGCAATCCCTCTTCTTCAAATTGCTTTATGACGAATCATCAGAAGATATTCAAGTTTCTTGTGTAGATGTAATTCAGCGAATTCTTCTCCATGTAACAGAAAGTATTCTTCTCACAACAAGATGTGAATGGTTGAAATGTATTGATTACCTACTCCTTCATAGGATAAAGGCGGTGAGAGAAGCATTCTGTGCAAAGGTTGGTTTCTTCCTTGAGGAACCTATTCTGAATTGTTTATTCTTGGATGGGGAACCAAACAAAACCAAAGAACAAAAGTTCATGGAGAAATTAAAAGATGCTCTTTCAGCAACTGATGATCCCTTGGTGCATGAAACTCTTCTAGAAGCTGCAGTGAATGTTATGAACACAGTTGATGTACACAGCcagttctttttcttctctcttatTCTATTAATTGACCAGCTTGATAACCCTCACTTGCAAGTGAGGATAATAGCATCAAGGTTGATAAGAGGCTCTTGCTACTTTCATACTGAAGATGGATATGAACTCCTTCCCAAAGTTCTTTGTATCAGAAATGAATTGTATGATTATCTTTCTTCAAGGCTTGCTAGCTCTCCAAAAATTGTGGAAGAGTTTGCACTGGCAGTGCTTGACATTGAAACTGAAAAACTTGTGAAAAAGATGGTCCCTGTTGTTCTTCCAAAGCTCATTGTCACACAAAAGGGTGGTGATGAAGTAATTACAATCTTGCATGAGTTGGCCAAGTGTTTAAACACGGATATGGTGCAATTGATTGTTAATTGGCTGCCTAAAGTACTTGCTTATGCTCTTCATCGAGCTGAAAGACAGGATTTACTATCTGTTCTGCAGTTCTACCATGAGAAGACAGGTTCTGACAACCAAGAGATTTTTTCTGCTGCATTGCCTGCTCTCTTGGATGAACTTGTGTGTTTTACAGATGAAGATGTCAAAGAGATAAACAAAAG GTTGATGAGGGTGCCTCAGATGATAAAAGAAGTTGCAAGAATTCTGACTGGAAATGAAGATCTTCCTGGATTTTTGAGGAATCATTTTGTTGGTCTCCTTAATAGCATTGATCGGAAAATGCTTCATACAAAGGACATATCACTTCAAAGACAAGCTGTTAAACGGATTGAGATGCTTATTGATCTGATGGGTTCCCATCTTAGCACTTATGTTCCAAAACTTATGGTTCTTCTCATGCATGCTATAGATAAGGAACCACTCCAGGGTGATGGTCTTTCTGTTTTCCATTATTTTATCAAGCAACTAGCTCTGGTATCACCATCTAGTACCAAACATGTGATTTCCCAAGTGTTTGCTGCTCTTGTTCCCTTCTTAGAGAGGGAGAAAGAAAAATCCTCTTCACACTCGCCGAAAATTGTGGAGATTTTGGAAGAACTTGTGACCCAAAATAGAGCAATCCTAAAGGAACATATCCGTGAGTTCCCTCCATTGCCTAATATTCCTGTTCTTTCTAAAGTGAATAGTATAATACAAGAAGCACGTGGGCCAATGAGCTTGAAGGATCAATTGCTAGACATTGTTGATGGGCTCAAccatgaaaatttgaatgttaggTATATGGTAGCATCAGAATTGAGCAAGTTGCTGAACCTTAGAAGGGAGGATGTCATGGCTTTAATTACTAAGGAAGGGGATCCAAGTATGGATGTTATGAGCAGTTTGATTACATCCTTACTTAGAGGGTGTGCAGAAGAATCAAGAACTATGGTTGGGCAGCGGCTGAAGTTGATTTGTGCCGATTGTCTTGGAGCACTTGGAGCTGTGGATCCTGCCAAAATCAAGGGATTTTCAAACACACGTTTCAAAATTGCATGTTCAGATGATGATCTTATTTTTGAATTGATCCACAAACATCTAGCCAGGGCTTTCAGAGCAGCACCTGACACTATTATTCAAGATTCAGCAGCTTTGGCTATACAGGAACTTCTAAAGATTGCAGGTTGTGAGGCATCTCTTGATGAAAATGTTTCAGGTTCTTTATCAAAGAGAATAAGTAAACAACCTTTGAAGTCACTTGCATCTACACCGAAAAGCTCTGGAAATTGCAATGATTTGCATGAAAGGGGTCAGAGATTGTGGAACCGATTCTCTGATTATGTTAAAGAAATCATAGCTCCTTGCTTGACCTCAAGATTTCAACTTCCAAATTCGTCAGATTCAGCATCTTCTGGTCCCATTTACCGCCCTTCAATGTCATTCAGAAGATGGatatttttttggataaaaaaatTGACTGTGCATGCAATAGGTTCTCGGGCTAGTATTTTCAAAGCCTGTCGTGGTATAGTCCGTCATGACGTGCAAATAGCAATGTATCTTCTGCCATATTTAGTCTTGCATGCTGTGTGTCATGGAACTGAAGAGGCACGCCATGGCATAGCTGAAGAAATTCTATTTGTTCTTCGTGCAGCTGCATCAGAGAGTAACAATGCTACTGTCCACGGGATTAGTTCTGGGCATAATGAAGTCTGTATTCAAGCTGTTTTTACTCTTCTTGATAATCTGGGCCAATGGGTGTATGACGTAGAACAAGATCTTGCTCTTTCACTGTCTGTTCAAACATCCAATTCTAGGCAACAAGCTTTAAAATTGAAGGAGCAGAATGATTCAGAACAGATGCTTATGCAATGTAAACATGTTTCTGAGCTTTTGGCAGCAATTCCTAAAGTTACTCTTGCTAGGGCATCTTTTAGGTGTCATGCTTATGCCAGGTCTTTGTTATACTTTGAATCTTATGTACGGGAGAAGTCAGGATCTTTCAACCCATCCTCTGAAAAGAGTGGCATCTTTGAGGATGAAGACATTTCATTCCTAATGGAGATATATAGTGGCTTGGATGAACCAGATGGCTTGTCTGGTTTTGCTTCTCTACGCAAGGCAAAGAGCTTGCAAGATcattttttgataaataaaaaagcTGGAAACTGGGCAGAAGTTCTAACTTCATGTGAGCAAGCTCTGCAAATGGAACCCACATCTGTCCAGAGGCATTCAGATGTTCTTAACTGCCTGCTAAACATGTACCATTTGCAGGGCATGGTTACTTACGTAACTGGATTAATGTCGAGGATTCCTGAATATAGGAAAATGTGGTGCATGCAAGGTATTCAGGCTGCATGGAGACTTGGCAGATGGGACTTGATGGATGAGTATCTCAATGGGGCTGATAAAGAAGGTTTAATTTGCAGCAATGCTGAGAGTAATGCTTCATTTGACATGGATGTTGCAATGATTCTTCAAGCAATGATGAAGAAAGATCAATTCTCTGTTGATGAGAAAATTGCATTGTCCAAGCAATCTTTGATTGGTCCTTTGGCTGCTGCTGGCATGGATTCTTATGCACGGGCTTACCCATTTGTTGTAAAGCTTCACATGCTACGGGAGTTGGAGGAATTCAACTTTCTTCTTGGAGGTGAatcttttttggaaaaatcaTTACATCTTGATGAACTACAGTTCCCAAAACTAACGGGAAACTGGGAAAACCGACTCAAACTCACTCAACCATCTCTCTGGGCAAGGGAGCCACTTTTGGCTTTCCGGAGGCTTGTTTTTTGTGCTAGTGGTGTCAGGGATTCAGTTGGGAATTGTTGGATACAATATGCAAAGCTTTGTCGCTCCGCTGGTCATTATGAGACTGCAAATAGGGCAATCTTAGAAGCCAGGGTTGTCTTAGAAGCCACAATGGCACCTAATGTCAATGTGGAAAAGGCTAAGCTTCTCTGGAGCACTAGGCGAGCTGATGGCGCCATTGCAGAGCTCCAACAATCACTTCTGAGTATGCCTGTGGAGGTTGTTGGTTCTTCAGCAATATCATCTATCACAAGCCTTTCATTGGTTCCACTGAACCCTCCACCTCTACTTTCTAATACCCAGTTTTTAAATGAGACTAGAGATGTTGCCAAAACCCTCCTATTATATTCAAGGTGGATACATTATACTGgtcaaaagaagaaagaagatatGATAAATCTATACTCTAGAGTGAAGGAACTGCAGCCCAAGTGGGAAAATGGATACTTTTATATGGCTAAATATTGCGATGAACTGCTTGTTGATGCAAGGAAGAGGCAGGAAGATAAAACGGAACCGCTTTCCAGGGTGGTGCCATCAAATTTCAATCCAGTTTCTTCTACCAGCTTGAATGCTGAGAAACCATGGTGGTCTGATCTTCCCGATGTACTATTATTTTATGCTAAGGGCCTTCATAGGGGCCACAAGAATCTTTTTCAAGCGCTTCCAAGATTATTAACTCTTTGGTTTGACTTTGGGAGCGTTTGCCATCCAAGTAATGTAGCTTCTACCAGAGACATGAAAACCATCCATGGGAAG GTCATGAACATTATGCGGGGCTGCTTAAAGGATTTGCCAACCTATCAATGGTTAACTGTTTTGCCACAACTCGTTTCTAGAATTTGCCATCAGAATGAAGACACTGTTAGGCTGGTGAAACACATAATTACTTCTGTTCTACAGCAATATCCACAACAAGCTCTTTGGATTATGGCAGCTGTTACAAAATCACAAGTTTCTTCAAGGAAGAAAGCTGCTGCAGAGATTATTCAAGCTGCCAGAAACAGATCTACTGACAAAGATGTGAACTCTTTGTTTACACAATTTGCTACTCTGATTGACCATCTAATCAAGTTGTGTAATCATAATGGTCAACCAAGGGCAAGAACAATAAATATCTCAACTGAATTTAGTGCTTTGAAGAGGATGATGCCAGTGGATATCATTATGCCAACCCAACAATCACTTACTGTTAACCTGCCCtcatattatataaatcaaacTGATTCTGTTGCAGCTGATACATTCTCTTTTACTGATCTTCCTACTATATCTGGAATTAGTGATGAGGCTGATATTCTTTCTTCACTTCAGCGTCCAAAGAAA ATGGTTGCTCTTTGGTTTTGCAGGTCATTCTTTTGGGCAGTGATGGAAGTGAACGTCCATTCCTTTGCAAACCGAAGGATGACTTGA